In one window of Duganella dendranthematis DNA:
- a CDS encoding cyanophycinase, producing the protein MTSLVKAVRMLCVSLVALAMQVSTAAESAPKGHLLIAGGAVRADNGEVWTRLVELAGGKGARIAVMPSAAGNPLRSGTNLVATLNKYGASAFAVPVGVRFKDRDYQRDAEDETLASQIRSAGGVYFAGGDQGLITKALVRADGTRTAVLQAIWDVYQKGGVVAGSSAGAAIMSSTMYYEAKTVLGTLSVGVNDGLELAPGLGFVGKDLFVDQHLLARGRFARMLPAMLKKGYKQGLGIDENTAVIIDGQRNVEVIGYQGALLLDLEKAQTNGTEKAFNLTNARISYLDRGDRYNLESRQYTPSSDKKDGKLDPASPYLDEQVYSADILGHNTVLVMMEKLINNSRSEAIGIAAPAPGDPRPDLGFEFKLTRDASSVGYESATSDAYTILNLRMDVRPLKITQSWYQ; encoded by the coding sequence ATGACGAGTTTAGTTAAAGCGGTGCGCATGCTGTGCGTATCGTTGGTCGCACTGGCCATGCAGGTCTCAACCGCTGCCGAAAGCGCGCCGAAAGGCCATTTGCTGATCGCCGGCGGCGCCGTGCGGGCCGATAACGGCGAAGTGTGGACGCGGCTGGTGGAACTGGCCGGCGGCAAGGGCGCGCGCATTGCGGTGATGCCCAGCGCGGCCGGCAATCCGCTGCGTTCGGGGACCAATCTGGTGGCGACACTGAATAAATACGGCGCCTCGGCCTTCGCCGTGCCGGTGGGGGTGCGCTTCAAGGACCGCGACTACCAGCGCGATGCGGAAGATGAAACGCTGGCAAGCCAGATCCGCTCAGCGGGCGGCGTCTACTTCGCCGGCGGTGATCAGGGCTTGATTACCAAGGCGCTGGTGCGGGCGGATGGCACGCGCACTGCGGTGTTGCAGGCGATCTGGGATGTCTACCAAAAGGGCGGGGTGGTCGCGGGCAGCAGCGCCGGCGCCGCCATCATGAGCAGCACCATGTATTACGAGGCCAAGACGGTGCTGGGCACCCTGAGCGTGGGCGTCAACGACGGCCTGGAACTGGCGCCGGGCCTGGGCTTCGTCGGCAAGGACTTGTTCGTCGACCAGCACTTGCTGGCGCGCGGCCGCTTTGCGCGCATGCTGCCGGCCATGCTGAAGAAGGGATACAAGCAGGGTCTGGGCATTGACGAGAATACCGCCGTTATCATTGATGGCCAGCGCAATGTGGAAGTCATCGGCTACCAAGGGGCGCTGCTACTGGACCTGGAAAAGGCCCAGACCAACGGCACCGAGAAGGCCTTCAACCTGACCAACGCCCGCATCAGCTATCTGGATCGCGGCGACCGTTACAACCTTGAGAGCCGCCAGTACACGCCGTCTTCCGACAAAAAGGATGGCAAGCTTGACCCGGCCAGCCCGTATCTGGACGAACAGGTTTACTCTGCCGACATCCTCGGCCACAACACGGTGCTGGTGATGATGGAAAAGCTGATCAACAACTCGCGCAGCGAAGCGATCGGCATTGCGGCGCCAGCGCCGGGCGACCCGCGGCCCGACCTCGGCTTCGAGTTCAAGCTGACCCGCGACGCCAGCAGCGTCGGTTACGAGTCGGCCACCTCGGATGCTTATACCATCCTTAACTTGCGCATGGATGTGCGTCCGCTGAAGATCACCCAGTCCTGGTACCAATAA
- a CDS encoding amino acid permease, translating to MSELKRGLKSRHIQLIALGGAIGTGLFLGIAQTIQMAGPSVLLGYGVAGVIAFFIMRQLGEMVVDEPVAGSFSYFADKYCGHWAGFMAGWNYWVLYVLVSMAELSAVGIYIQYWWPAVPTWVSALAFFAIINAISLFNVKAFGEMEFWFAIIKVLAIVGMILFGAWLLISGDAGPQATVANLWQHGGFFPHGVSGLVMAMAVIMFSFGGLELIGITAAEADNPSQTIPKATNQAIYRILIFYIGALGILLSLYPWQKVVTSGSPFVLIFHALNSDVVANVLNLVVLTAALSVYNSGVYANTRMLYGLAKQGNAPQALLKVNARGVPLTALGVSALATGICVAVNYFMPAQAFGFLMGLVVSALIINWGLISWIHLRFRAQKKAAGQITQFRSLGYPTTNYLCLAFLAAILVVMYLTPDLRLSVYLIPVWLAALAIGYKLRRRPA from the coding sequence ATGAGTGAACTCAAGCGCGGCCTGAAAAGCCGGCACATTCAGTTGATCGCGCTGGGCGGCGCCATTGGCACCGGCCTGTTTCTCGGTATCGCGCAGACGATCCAGATGGCTGGCCCCTCGGTGCTGCTGGGTTATGGCGTGGCGGGCGTCATCGCCTTCTTCATCATGCGCCAGCTGGGCGAGATGGTGGTCGACGAGCCGGTGGCCGGCTCGTTCAGCTATTTCGCCGACAAATACTGCGGCCACTGGGCCGGCTTCATGGCGGGCTGGAATTACTGGGTGCTGTATGTGCTGGTCAGCATGGCCGAGCTGTCGGCGGTCGGCATCTATATTCAATACTGGTGGCCGGCGGTGCCAACCTGGGTGTCGGCGCTGGCCTTCTTCGCCATCATCAACGCCATCAGCCTGTTCAACGTCAAAGCCTTCGGCGAGATGGAATTCTGGTTCGCCATCATCAAGGTGCTGGCCATCGTCGGCATGATCCTGTTCGGCGCCTGGCTGCTGATCTCCGGCGACGCCGGCCCGCAAGCCACCGTGGCCAACCTGTGGCAGCACGGTGGATTCTTCCCGCATGGCGTCAGTGGACTGGTGATGGCCATGGCGGTCATCATGTTCTCGTTCGGCGGACTGGAACTGATCGGCATCACGGCCGCCGAAGCGGACAATCCATCGCAGACCATTCCCAAGGCGACCAACCAGGCCATCTACCGCATCCTGATCTTTTACATTGGCGCGCTGGGCATCCTGCTGTCGCTGTACCCGTGGCAGAAAGTGGTCACCAGCGGCAGCCCGTTTGTGCTGATCTTCCATGCGCTGAACAGCGACGTGGTGGCCAACGTGCTGAACCTGGTGGTGCTGACGGCCGCGCTGTCGGTGTATAACAGCGGCGTGTACGCCAACACCCGCATGCTGTACGGCCTTGCAAAACAAGGCAATGCGCCGCAGGCGCTGTTGAAGGTCAACGCGCGCGGCGTGCCGCTGACGGCGCTCGGCGTATCGGCGCTGGCTACCGGCATCTGCGTGGCGGTCAATTACTTCATGCCGGCGCAGGCCTTCGGCTTCTTAATGGGGCTGGTGGTGTCGGCGCTGATTATCAACTGGGGCTTGATCAGCTGGATCCACTTGCGCTTCCGCGCGCAGAAGAAGGCGGCCGGCCAGATCACGCAATTCCGCAGCCTGGGCTACCCAACCACTAACTACCTGTGCCTGGCCTTCCTGGCGGCGATCCTGGTCGTGATGTACCTGACGCCGGACCTGCGGTTGTCGGTGTATCTGATTCCGGTCTGGCTGGCGGCGCTGGCCATCGGTTACAAGCTGCGCCGCCGTCCGGCCTGA
- a CDS encoding polysaccharide deacetylase family protein has protein sequence MAAGVAGASEAVDATGASAAHSAAAETAGSASGANGSSGAFWPNDARLVISISMQFEAGGQPPKGADSPFPKVDFPASVKSDAVANTWFAYGYREGIPRMLDLWDKHGVKVTSHMIGEAVQRHPELAREIVKRGHEASGHGPRWSSQYAMTRNEERAFLVAGRDMVQQVTGERTAGYNCNWLRRGPNTLLLLQELGFAYHIDDVSRDEPFIEQVDGKDFVVVPYTLRNNDILLIEGRNYSPQQFLEQIKGEFDQLYEEAGTRRRMMSISAHDRISGTPQMVRVWDEFLTYARSKAGVAFMRKDDIARYALASPQTLRERETI, from the coding sequence ATGGCGGCTGGCGTGGCCGGTGCCTCGGAAGCGGTTGACGCGACTGGCGCGTCGGCGGCGCACAGCGCGGCAGCGGAGACAGCGGGGAGCGCGAGTGGCGCCAACGGCAGCAGTGGCGCCTTCTGGCCCAACGACGCGCGCCTCGTGATCTCGATCTCGATGCAGTTTGAAGCCGGTGGCCAGCCACCCAAGGGTGCCGACTCGCCATTCCCGAAAGTCGATTTCCCCGCCAGCGTGAAGTCGGACGCCGTTGCCAACACCTGGTTCGCCTACGGCTACCGCGAAGGTATCCCGCGCATGCTGGATCTGTGGGACAAGCACGGCGTCAAAGTCACCTCGCACATGATCGGCGAAGCGGTGCAGCGCCATCCCGAGCTGGCGCGCGAGATCGTCAAACGCGGCCACGAAGCATCCGGACACGGCCCGCGCTGGAGTTCGCAATACGCCATGACCCGCAACGAAGAACGCGCCTTCCTCGTCGCCGGCCGCGACATGGTGCAGCAAGTGACCGGCGAACGCACCGCCGGCTACAACTGCAACTGGCTGCGGCGTGGTCCGAATACGCTATTGCTCCTGCAGGAACTGGGCTTCGCCTACCACATCGATGACGTCAGCCGCGACGAGCCGTTTATCGAACAGGTGGATGGCAAGGACTTCGTGGTTGTGCCCTACACGCTGCGCAACAACGACATCCTGCTGATCGAAGGCCGCAATTACTCGCCGCAGCAGTTCCTCGAACAGATCAAGGGTGAATTCGACCAGTTGTACGAAGAAGCCGGCACGCGCCGTCGCATGATGTCGATCAGCGCGCATGACCGCATCAGCGGCACGCCGCAGATGGTGCGTGTGTGGGACGAGTTTCTCACCTACGCCCGCAGCAAGGCCGGCGTGGCGTTCATGCGCAAGGACGATATCGCCCGTTACGCGCTGGCCAGCCCGCAGACCTTGCGCGAACGGGAAACCATCTGA
- a CDS encoding SDR family oxidoreductase — translation MGIPSGLRWFHGGGATEGGLCGSQPIFNLGLKVIQALGQLSARRLRRMMGALFIYWECIMKNQLVVVIGGLSGIGRAVAEQAAAEGARVIAAGRRARPADWPSQIEAVQLDVTDDAAVQRFFADVGAFDHLVVTAGPVIPSSRLADLVPEQAMAAFNVKVFGQLRAVKYAARYMKAGGSVTLTSGLLSRKVMPGGVVKSTMNAAVEVMGKTLAKELAPLRVNVVSPGMVETGMWGPMSDAERGAMAQRAGAGIPVGRVGQGSDLAQAYLMLMQNGFMTGAVVDVDGGGLL, via the coding sequence ATGGGAATTCCCTCCGGACTAAGGTGGTTCCATGGTGGTGGCGCTACCGAAGGTGGTCTGTGCGGCAGTCAACCGATCTTCAATCTGGGATTGAAGGTGATTCAAGCGCTGGGCCAATTATCGGCGCGCCGGTTGCGGCGCATGATGGGTGCACTGTTCATTTACTGGGAGTGCATCATGAAGAATCAGCTGGTGGTGGTAATTGGGGGCTTGTCCGGCATCGGACGGGCAGTGGCCGAGCAGGCTGCGGCCGAAGGCGCGCGGGTGATTGCGGCGGGCCGACGCGCGAGGCCGGCGGATTGGCCGTCGCAGATCGAGGCGGTGCAGCTGGATGTGACAGATGACGCGGCGGTACAGCGCTTCTTCGCCGACGTCGGCGCCTTCGATCATCTGGTGGTGACGGCCGGTCCGGTAATTCCTTCCAGCCGACTGGCTGACTTGGTGCCGGAGCAGGCGATGGCGGCTTTCAATGTGAAGGTGTTCGGCCAGCTGCGCGCGGTAAAGTATGCGGCGCGTTATATGAAGGCGGGTGGTTCGGTGACGCTGACTTCCGGTCTGCTGTCGCGCAAGGTGATGCCGGGCGGGGTGGTCAAATCGACCATGAATGCGGCGGTGGAGGTGATGGGCAAGACGCTGGCCAAGGAACTGGCGCCGTTGCGCGTGAATGTGGTTAGTCCAGGCATGGTGGAAACCGGCATGTGGGGTCCAATGAGCGACGCGGAACGTGGTGCGATGGCGCAGCGCGCCGGTGCTGGCATACCAGTGGGACGTGTTGGGCAGGGTTCTGACCTGGCGCAAGCGTATCTGATGCTGATGCAGAATGGCTTCATGACCGGCGCGGTGGTGGATGTTGATGGCGGAGGTTTGCTGTGA
- a CDS encoding TspO/MBR family protein: MSTQTAAPHRPLQLPALAGWLILTFIFAAIGAYASAQAADFYLQLDRPAWAPPAWLFGPAWSALYLLMAISAWHVQRTATNASARPALTLYVVQLAANALWTWLFFGWHLGAWAFAEILLLWVLIAAIIVAFWRRDRVAGLLLVPYIGWVSFATCLCYSIWQRNPSVL; encoded by the coding sequence ATGTCCACCCAAACTGCCGCCCCGCACCGCCCTTTGCAACTGCCCGCCCTGGCCGGCTGGCTGATACTGACGTTTATCTTCGCCGCGATCGGCGCCTACGCGTCCGCGCAAGCCGCAGACTTCTACCTGCAACTCGATCGCCCCGCCTGGGCGCCGCCTGCCTGGCTGTTCGGCCCTGCCTGGAGCGCGTTGTACCTGCTGATGGCCATCTCCGCCTGGCACGTGCAGCGCACCGCAACCAACGCCAGCGCCCGCCCCGCGCTCACGCTGTACGTCGTGCAGCTGGCCGCCAACGCACTGTGGACCTGGCTATTCTTCGGCTGGCATCTCGGCGCATGGGCATTTGCCGAGATTCTGCTGCTATGGGTGCTGATCGCCGCCATCATCGTTGCCTTCTGGCGGCGCGACCGCGTAGCCGGACTGCTGTTAGTTCCCTATATCGGATGGGTGAGTTTTGCCACCTGCCTTTGCTACAGCATCTGGCAGCGGAATCCTTCCGTGCTCTGA
- a CDS encoding exo-rhamnogalacturonan lyase family protein, which yields MSASLERRQFFKLAALLTGGAAGLAEGGQAAARDKVIGPAAGDLTPAWQEGETPLHWLEGVPASFQGATWGVPWPQGRVPADSTFELRPVSKSADAPFAAAHAAHAGDKRAAGPMGAAVPRARGAAVGAATASATGERDAFAVQSWPLAYWPDGTLKWSAHALPPDADGAAPAGGYTLHALLDATGRALPAASAGPAERGGAAAGLIPVASTAPAVLAGIAAAVALAVERGDAIIVNTGKLQCTLAKSGSILLNAIQRAGKPLLREGRLVLLVDSAADDETSAAGRRAYDSVIDSVTLEQTGPQRAVVRVNGAHRHADGARLLPFVVRLYFYKNSDAIRVLHTLVYDADPQQSFIRGVGLRFNVPLTAPLYDRYIRFVGTNGGVFAEAVQGLTGLRRDAGAAAEAQLKGRAVAAGTLPANVSKNLRYVPAFGHYTLLQSHPDGYSISKRTRPGRGWINAASGSRAAGTGYLGTPEGGIAFGIRNFWQSYPGQIDIHGAETSQATVTLWLWAPKAEPMDLRFYHDGMGETDYAKQRDALDITYEDYEPEFGTPYGVARTSELELQLLPATPSHEELVAISRRIQSPPMLTASPERLHSAGIFSEYWHPAAAKPTKLDQQLAWVFDFYRNQVEDRKWYGYWDYGDVMHTYDTQRHVWRYDVGGFAWDNSELSTEIWLWHYYLHSGRADAYRLAEAMTRHTGEVDIHHIGPYSPLGTRHGVQHWSDSAKQVRVSTAINRRFFYYLSADERVGDLLREQVNAVNRLRTIIPGRKIGQHAPDKEPDNYASVAFGTDWGAVAAAWFTEWERTGQPQYRDKLLNSMASIAAQPLGFLAGGGIMDLRTGAYLYDANAKINVSHLSAVFGLPEIASELIRTVPQPAFREAWLRYCRLYNASPEQQKAELGQDLGKLNLGQGHARLLAYVAVQQQDKEMLARAWAQFQEGRAGLRDKDLVSRRVKPPLVLNEVEEAPTLSTNAVAQWGLGSIGMQALAAQTADSTLARDDFARFDPQAWAIEAEVGNSVAAAYVERGALVLRADRGLTVWLRKQLLGHYEISFTRTVLAEGRLSDLNFFWEAQLPEGFKRSGKLEEYDALRLFYAGIGGNTNSTTRFRYYDGSGARNLLREYTAPEYLLKADHPYRIRIVVDARGTRLYVDDREYFSAPGPLAGGGYFGFRTTQSVQKVAHFRVRRVA from the coding sequence ATGAGTGCATCGCTTGAACGACGTCAGTTTTTCAAACTGGCGGCGCTGTTGACTGGCGGCGCTGCTGGCTTGGCTGAAGGTGGCCAGGCTGCTGCGCGGGATAAGGTGATTGGGCCGGCGGCGGGCGACCTAACGCCGGCTTGGCAGGAGGGCGAGACCCCGCTGCATTGGCTGGAAGGTGTGCCCGCCAGCTTCCAGGGCGCGACGTGGGGCGTGCCATGGCCACAAGGCCGCGTACCCGCCGACAGCACGTTCGAACTGCGGCCGGTCAGCAAGTCTGCTGACGCGCCGTTCGCCGCTGCCCACGCTGCCCACGCCGGCGACAAGCGCGCTGCCGGACCGATGGGCGCAGCAGTGCCCCGCGCGCGCGGAGCAGCAGTAGGCGCAGCGACCGCCAGTGCCACCGGGGAGCGCGACGCCTTTGCGGTGCAATCGTGGCCGCTGGCTTATTGGCCGGATGGCACGCTCAAATGGTCTGCCCACGCGCTACCGCCGGACGCCGATGGCGCTGCGCCGGCCGGCGGCTACACGCTGCATGCGTTGCTAGACGCGACCGGCCGCGCCTTGCCAGCCGCGTCGGCCGGCCCGGCAGAGCGGGGCGGGGCTGCCGCTGGGCTGATCCCAGTTGCGTCGACCGCGCCGGCAGTATTGGCCGGAATTGCTGCCGCTGTTGCGTTGGCGGTTGAACGGGGCGATGCGATCATCGTCAACACCGGCAAGCTGCAATGCACGCTGGCGAAATCCGGCTCTATTTTGCTGAACGCCATTCAACGAGCAGGCAAGCCACTGCTGCGCGAAGGCCGTCTGGTGCTGCTGGTGGATAGCGCGGCCGACGATGAAACCAGCGCCGCCGGCCGCCGCGCCTACGACAGTGTGATCGACAGCGTCACGCTGGAGCAAACGGGCCCGCAACGCGCCGTCGTCCGTGTCAATGGCGCGCATCGCCATGCCGACGGCGCTAGACTACTACCTTTCGTCGTCCGCCTCTACTTCTACAAAAACTCGGACGCCATCCGCGTGCTGCACACGCTGGTGTACGACGCCGATCCACAACAATCCTTCATCCGCGGCGTTGGCCTGCGCTTCAACGTGCCGCTCACCGCGCCACTGTACGACCGCTACATCCGCTTTGTCGGCACCAACGGTGGCGTGTTCGCCGAAGCCGTGCAAGGTCTCACAGGCCTTCGCCGCGACGCAGGCGCCGCCGCCGAAGCGCAACTTAAAGGCCGCGCCGTTGCGGCCGGCACGCTGCCCGCCAACGTCAGTAAAAACCTCCGATACGTACCAGCCTTCGGCCACTACACGCTACTGCAATCGCACCCGGACGGTTACAGTATCAGCAAACGCACCCGCCCAGGCCGCGGCTGGATAAACGCCGCCAGCGGCAGCCGCGCCGCCGGCACCGGCTATCTCGGCACGCCGGAAGGAGGCATCGCCTTCGGCATCCGCAATTTCTGGCAAAGCTATCCCGGCCAAATCGACATCCACGGAGCAGAAACTAGCCAGGCCACCGTCACGCTCTGGCTCTGGGCGCCGAAGGCCGAACCCATGGACCTGCGCTTCTACCACGACGGCATGGGCGAAACCGACTACGCCAAGCAGCGCGATGCACTCGACATCACCTACGAAGATTACGAACCAGAATTCGGCACGCCATATGGCGTCGCCCGCACCAGCGAACTGGAACTGCAACTGCTGCCAGCCACGCCATCGCACGAAGAACTGGTAGCGATCAGCCGCCGCATCCAGTCGCCGCCGATGCTGACCGCGTCACCGGAACGGTTGCACAGCGCCGGCATTTTCAGTGAATACTGGCACCCGGCCGCTGCCAAGCCGACCAAACTCGATCAGCAACTGGCCTGGGTCTTCGACTTCTACCGCAACCAGGTGGAAGACCGCAAATGGTACGGCTACTGGGATTATGGCGATGTGATGCACACCTACGACACCCAGCGCCACGTATGGCGCTACGACGTAGGCGGCTTCGCCTGGGACAACTCGGAGCTGAGCACGGAAATCTGGCTGTGGCACTATTACCTGCACAGCGGCCGCGCAGACGCATACCGTCTGGCCGAAGCCATGACGCGCCACACCGGCGAAGTCGATATCCACCACATCGGTCCATACAGCCCGCTCGGCACGCGGCACGGCGTACAGCACTGGAGCGACAGCGCCAAGCAGGTGCGCGTGTCCACCGCCATCAACCGACGCTTCTTCTATTACCTCAGCGCCGATGAACGCGTTGGCGATCTACTGCGCGAACAGGTCAACGCGGTAAACCGCCTGCGTACCATCATCCCCGGGCGCAAAATCGGTCAGCATGCGCCGGACAAAGAGCCGGACAACTATGCCAGTGTGGCCTTCGGCACCGACTGGGGCGCGGTGGCTGCCGCCTGGTTCACTGAATGGGAGCGCACTGGCCAGCCGCAGTATCGCGACAAACTGTTGAACAGCATGGCGAGTATCGCCGCGCAGCCACTCGGCTTCCTGGCTGGCGGCGGCATCATGGACCTGCGCACCGGCGCTTACCTGTATGACGCCAACGCAAAAATCAATGTGTCGCACCTGAGCGCCGTCTTCGGCCTGCCGGAAATCGCCAGCGAATTGATACGCACGGTGCCGCAACCGGCCTTCCGCGAGGCCTGGCTGCGCTACTGCCGCCTGTACAACGCCAGTCCAGAACAGCAGAAGGCAGAACTGGGACAAGACCTGGGCAAACTGAATCTGGGCCAGGGCCACGCGCGTTTGCTGGCCTATGTCGCCGTACAACAGCAGGACAAGGAGATGCTGGCGCGCGCGTGGGCGCAGTTCCAGGAAGGTCGGGCGGGTCTGCGCGACAAGGATCTGGTGTCGCGCCGCGTGAAGCCGCCGCTGGTGCTCAACGAGGTAGAGGAGGCACCAACGTTGTCCACCAACGCGGTGGCGCAATGGGGACTGGGCTCCATCGGCATGCAGGCGCTGGCTGCGCAGACAGCTGACAGCACGCTGGCGCGCGATGACTTTGCGCGCTTCGATCCGCAAGCCTGGGCCATCGAGGCGGAGGTGGGTAACAGCGTCGCAGCAGCCTACGTCGAACGTGGTGCGCTGGTGCTGAGGGCAGATCGCGGGCTGACGGTCTGGCTGCGTAAGCAACTGCTGGGCCATTACGAAATCAGCTTCACCCGCACGGTGCTGGCAGAGGGGCGGCTGTCGGATCTGAACTTCTTCTGGGAGGCGCAACTGCCCGAAGGCTTCAAACGATCAGGCAAGCTGGAAGAATACGATGCGCTGCGGCTGTTCTATGCGGGCATAGGCGGCAATACCAACAGCACCACGCGGTTCCGCTATTACGACGGCAGCGGCGCGCGCAATCTGCTGCGCGAATACACAGCGCCCGAGTATCTGCTGAAGGCCGATCATCCTTACCGCATCCGTATCGTGGTCGATGCGCGCGGCACGCGGTTGTACGTGGACGATCGTGAGTATTTCAGTGCACCGGGGCCGCTGGCGGGTGGCGGCTATTTCGGCTTCCGCACCACACAGTCGGTGCAGAAAGTGGCGCATTTCCGCGTGCGTCGCGTGGCGTAA